From the genome of Vicia villosa cultivar HV-30 ecotype Madison, WI linkage group LG2, Vvil1.0, whole genome shotgun sequence, one region includes:
- the LOC131652556 gene encoding uncharacterized protein LOC131652556 isoform X1 — MRLESGTCNVCSAPCSSCMHLNPAEEFSDENGRSGEAGQSSMNEGNVHSLSSRACENLQLDVGETSNMLSINSSHDSLSENAESRQILKNKYQDPKHLEGHDDNTSCISRASNANLVNDNHQRNANRINIPCSSASASQFGAERSGTAPSVDMSCLETPSPKDVDTDHSSPTIQGQHGQSRNDKSLSDNPSLMHMERESNSQIPEKMSECSIENCSSSLTKESAPVVVSGEKCTTNKDKLIDDTSNVSLKVCPKSQADPDNDVCDAKVEDCKCSVHYGHHEKAEELIKSPGKQESQSENESDESDVVEHDVKVCDICGDAGREDLLAICCRCTDGAEHTYCMREMLEKLPEGDWFCEECQDAVEAENKRLDAEEKKIIKTTSMSQVSGKRLSDNIEVAPPAAKRQTLESSKGSPKASSPKKLVPLSRESSFKSSDKLKGKSGLLMPLRNLPGGDDTHPTRSSSIGPRGQISKSMLLKSNSSNNLNSKPRVKNVDEIFPPRPKGGSEQTSKNMEPSPRITSRSTLFKSASLGRSSAIESKVKMLSPKSATTQDLKGSRHLKESGAFDRKYLSRNDRHVASSAVSTPKGDQKLTPRGEAIIKPSAANNRELKINQDGKSNVPSKSMNNISRKSLEPQGSSERTSSSNDEAVQDALPRSRETANQVEKSRESISNRVRPVVPTALKSPFCQKCEEFGHSIECCTAGTLQESGSELSVAASSISKEEVHKDNKLKAAIQAAALLKRQIYRKKEVTSQIDEISTLGTELNCEVTSQDRVLVSNTHKNSISTEETHEQQEGLENSTSDSSKCTSASDLKKLNSSSTDLCTQLGKSGLVDLNALKPLLRDLSKKDVAISNVLSKMLAFPEYEYIWQGVFEVHRNEKSPELYSGVQAHLSSSASPKVLEALTKFNPEVSLNEVSRLSTWPSQFHHGGAREDNIALYFFARDVESYERHYRGLLDHMIQNDLALKGVFDGVELLIFPSNQLPESSQRWNMLFFLWGVFRGRRTNHSGSAKKICIPSLNALPVEENSSTADVTLSEHFLSKGVNEKSISSDKACNALPSFTSIDQYPFTVSRNTDINSQTQLYSQQVSSEKPDGRIDSNASSRVPKSCNHLCQPTKSTGSSLEASVLEDEQCRESKPPEELGTSVSSKMVEAKTDSAISDKQENTLCWEIPSVSQQQRDAAYNISKNELMERTKYDEDQQRTKRKQKEDCPYIDLEETIENYETYAASNIVKDKASERMNIDEDRQRPKRKQRDGLYIDLEAAVENQGIDAAINITKDKLSEKMEDDEDQQRLKRKAKDRHYIDLEAPLQEDMSAEEVEHQLPNDKEVHHVDLSVVGCPKMLWNEVNGKLEDGEGSRKKLRTSFGGTSGLYSSGGRDSFNDSLTSLGNDLGSCSSVEDKGCEEASNEKIIREDFGTMVRTFFPVDTQNTNGSQLGQNTMSLKGIHVREGVIPNLNLALGEETELPLPPPPPAAPKGMLPPFLVGAVDKKNNRPDSLADGLEGDVAAASLSLSLSFPSSNKENTQASSKAELLPDGHSVKPPFLLFGRYTDK; from the exons ATGAGGCTTGAATCAGGGACTTGTAATGTGTGTTCAGCTCCTTGTTCATCTTGCATGCATCTTAACCCGGCAGAAGAGTTTTCTGATGAAAACGGCCGCTCAGGGGAGGCTGGTCAGAGTTCTATGAATGAGGGTAATGTACATTCTCTTAGTAGCAGAGCTTGTGAAAACTTGCAGCTTGATGTCGGTGAAACAAGTAATATGCTCAGTATTAATTCAAGTCATGATTCTCTATCTGAAAATGCCGAGAGTAGACAGATCTTGAAGAATAAGTATCAGGATCCCAAACACTTAGAAGGTCATGATGACAACACATCTTGTATCAGTAGAGCATCTAATGCCAATTTAGTAAATGATAACCATCAAAGGAATGCAAACAGAATAAATATACCCTGTAGTTCAGCTTCAGCTAGTCAATTTGGGGCCGAACGATCTGGAACTGCTCCATCTGTTGATATGTCTTGTTTGGAGACTCCATCTCCTAAAGATGTAGACACTGACCATAGTTCGCCTACAATACAAGGGCAACATGGACAATCTCGAAATGATAAATCTCTTTCAGATAATCCAAGCTTAATGCACATGGAAAGGGAGTCGAATTCTCAGATACCAGAAAAAATGTCAGAATGCTCTATAGAGAATTGCAGTTCATCATTAACCAAAGAGAGTGCACCCGTTGTTGTTTCTGGTGAGAAATGTACTACAAATAAGGATAAACTTATTGACGACACTTCCAACGTTTCACTAAAAGTATGTCCAAAGTCACAAGCAGATCCTGATAATGATGTTTGTGATGCTAAAGTTGAAGACTGTAAATGTTCGGTCCATTATGGACATCACGAGAAAGCTGAAGAGCTGATTAAATCACCTGGCAAGCAGGaatctcaatctgaaaatgagagTGACGAATCAGATGTTGTGGAACATGAT GTCAAGGTGTGTGACATCTGTGGAGATGCTGGTCGTGAGGATCTACTTGCCATATGTTGTAGGTGCACTGATGGTGCAGAGCACAC CTACTGCATGCGAGAAATGCTTGAGAAACTCCCTGAAGGGGATTGGTTCTGTGAAGAATGCCAAGATGCAGTGGAAGCTGAAAACAAGAGGCTGG ATGccgaagaaaaaaaaatcataaaaactacTTCAATGTCTCAAGTTTCTGGCAAAAGACTTTCCGACAACATTGAAGTGGCTCCTCCAGCAGCAAAAAGGCAAACTCTTGAATCAAGCAAAGGATCACCAAAGGCTTCAAGCCCCAAGAAATTGGTTCCACTGTCACGAGAATCTTCATTTAAGAGCTCAGATAAATTAAAAGGGAAGTCTGGTCTTCTGATGCCTCTCCGAAACCTCCCTGGTGGTGACGATACACATCCCACTCGATCTTCTTCCATTGGTCCCCGGGGTCAAATTTCAAAGA GTATGTTGTTGAAGTCTAATTCATCCAATAACTTAAATTCCAAGCCTAGAGTAAAAAATGTTGATGAAATATTTCCACCAAGACCAAAAGGAGGCAGTGAACAGACTTCTAAGAATATGGAGCCATCTCCTCGGATAACAAGCAGGTCGACATTATTCAAATCTGCTAGTTTGGGGCGATCAAGTGCAATTGAATCAAAAGTTAAAATGCTTTCACCCAAGTCTGCAACTACTCAGGACTTGAAAGGCTCTAGACATTTAAAAGAATCAGGTGCGTTTGATCGAAAATATCTGTCTAGGAATGACCGGCATGTGGCTAGTTCTGCTGTTTCCACACCTAAGGGTGATCAGAAGCTTACTCCTCGGGGTGAAGCCATTATTAAACCTTCAGCAGCTAATAATCGAGAGTTGAAAATTAACCAGGATGGAAAATCAAATGTGCCATCAAAGTCAATGAACAATATAAGCCGTAAAAGTTTGGAGCCTCAAGGTAGTTCAG AGAGAACATCATCCAGTAATGATGAAGCTGTACAGGATGCACTGCCTCGATCTCGAGAGACAGCAAATCAGGTTGAGAAATCCAGAGAGAGTATTAGTAATCGTGTAAGACCCGTTGTCCCCACTGCACTAAAAAGTCCATTTTGTCAAAAATGTGAGGAATTTGGCCATTCTATAGAATGCTGCACAGCTGGTACTCTACAAGAATCTGGTTCTGAATTATCTGTTGCCGCCTCAAGTATCTCAAAAGAGGAGGTGCATAAAGACAATAAACTGAAAGCTGCAATCCAGGCGGCTGCTTTACTTAAAAGACAAATTTACAGGAAGAAAGAAGTAACCAGTCAAATTGATGAAATTTCTACATTAGGCACAGAGTTGAATTGTGAAGTGACTTCACAAGACCGAGTGTTGGTTTCTAACACACACAAGAATAGTATATCCACTGAAGAAACTCATGAACAGCAAGAAGGCCTTGAAAATTCTACATCTGATTCTTCCAAATGTACATCTGCCAGTGATTTGAAGAAACTCAACTCTAGCTCAACTGATCTTTGTACCCAACTAGGAAAGTCGGGTTTAGTTGATCTTAATGCTCTAAAGCCTTTATTGAGAGACCTTTCTAAAAAAGATGTGGCAATCTCAAATGTTCTTTCGAAGATGTTGGCCTTTCCTGAATACGAATACATATGGCA GGGTGTCTTTGAAGTGCATAGAAATGAAAAGTCTCCAGAATTATATTCTGGAGTTCAGGCACATTTATCCTCTTCTGCATCTCCTAAGGTTCTTGAGGCACTGACCAAGTTTAATCCCGAAGTTTCTCTCAACGAAGTTTCTCGCTTGAGCACATGGCCGTCACAGTTTCATCATGGTGGTGCTAGAGAAGATAATATTGCTCTTTATTTCTTTGCCAGAGATGTTGAAAG CTATGAGAGACACTACAGGGGACTATTGGATCACATGATTCAAAATGATTTAGCACTTAAAGGAGTTTTTGATGGTGTTGAACTTCTCATATTCCCATCCAATCAGCTTCCGGAAAGTTCACAAC GCTGGAATATGTTGTTTTTCTTATGGGGTGTATTTAGGGGGCGGAGGACTAATCATTCAGGTTCTGCAAAAAAGATCTGTATTCCAAGTTTAAATGCACTGCCAGTTGAGGAAAATTCTTCAACTGCTGATGTGACATTGTCTGAgcattttttgtcaaagggcgTCAATGAAAAATCAATTAGTTCTGACAAAGCATGCAATGCACTTCCTTCGTTCACTTCCATAGATCAATATCCGTTTACTGTAAGTAGGAATACTGATATCAATAGCCAGACACAGTTGTATTCACAACAAGTAAGCTCAGAGAAGCCAGATGGTAGAATCGATAGCAACGCTTCATCAAGGGTTCCAAAAAGCTGTAACCATTTATGTCAACCAACGAAATCCACTGGTTCATCCCTG GAAGCTAGTGTACTTGAGGATGAACAGTGCAGAGAGTCTAAACCTCCTGAAGAATTGGGAACAAGTGTAAGTAGCAAGATGGTGGAAGCAAAAACTGATTCTGCTATTTCTGACAAGCAAGAGAATACCCTCTGTTGGGAAATTCCTTCTGTTAGCCAACAACAAAGAGATGCTGCCTACAATATTAGTAAGAATGAACTTATGGAGAGAACGAAATATGATGAAGATCAGCAAAGGACCAAGaggaaacagaaagaagattgtCCCTACATTGATTTGGAGGAAACTATCGAGAATTACGAAACATATGCTGCAAGCAATATTGTTAAGGATAAAGCTTCAGAAAGAATGAACATTGATGAAGATCGGCAAAGGCCTAAGAGGAAACAGAGAGATGGTCTTTACATTGACTTGGAGGCAGCTGTTGAAAATCAAGGAATAGATGCTGCAATCAATATAACTAAGGATAAACTTTCAGAgaagatggaagatgatgaagatcAGCAACGGCTTAAGAGGAAAGCAAAAGATCGTCACTATATTGACTTGGAGGCTCCTCTACAGGAAGACATGTCTGCAGAAGAGGTCGAGCACCAGCTACCCAATGATAAAGAAGTTCATCATGTTGATCTATCAGTAGTTGGCTGTCCAAAAATGCTTTGGAATGAGGTAAATGGGAAATTAGAAGATGGAGAAGGTTCCCGAAAGAAGTTAAGGACAAGTTTTGGCGGGACTTCTGGACTTTATAGTTCTGGAGGAAGAGACTCCTTTAATGACAGTTTGACATCTCTTGGAAATGATCTTGGTTCTTGTTCTTCCGTCGAGGACAAAGGATGTGAAGAAGCTTCCAATGAAAAAATCATCCGCGAGGACTTTGGAACGATGGTAAGAACCTTCTTTCCTGTTGATACTCAGAATACCAATGGCTCACAATTGGGACAGAATACCATGTCATTGAAAGGGATTCATGTCCGCGAGGGCGTGATTCCAAATCTAAATCTTGCTTTAGGGGAAGAAACAGAACTGCCGTTGCCCCCTCCTCCTCCTGCTGCCCCCAAGGGTATGCTGCCGCCTTTCCTAGTTGGGGCTGTAGACAAGAAAAATAACCGTCCAGATAGTTTGGCAGATGGACTAGAAGGCGATGTTGCTGCTGCTTCACTTTCCCTCTCTCTATCATTTCCATCTTCAAACAAGGAAAACACACAAGCTTCTTCAAAAGCAGAGCTTTTACCTGATGGTCACAGTGTGAAACCCCCTTTTCTCCTTTTTGGGAGATACACGGACAAATAA
- the LOC131652556 gene encoding uncharacterized protein LOC131652556 isoform X2 codes for MRLESGTCNVCSAPCSSCMHLNPAEEFSDENGRSGEAGQSSMNEGNVHSLSSRACENLQLDVGETSNMLSINSSHDSLSENAESRQILKNKYQDPKHLEGHDDNTSCISRASNANLVNDNHQRNANRINIPCSSASASQFGAERSGTAPSVDMSCLETPSPKDVDTDHSSPTIQGQHGQSRNDKSLSDNPSLMHMERESNSQIPEKMSECSIENCSSSLTKESAPVVVSGEKCTTNKDKLIDDTSNVSLKVCPKSQADPDNDVCDAKVEDCKCSVHYGHHEKAEELIKSPGKQESQSENESDESDVVEHDVKVCDICGDAGREDLLAICCRCTDGAEHTYCMREMLEKLPEGDWFCEECQDAVEAENKRLDAEEKKIIKTTSMSQVSGKRLSDNIEVAPPAAKRQTLESSKGSPKASSPKKLVPLSRESSFKSSDKLKGKSGLLMPLRNLPGGDDTHPTRSSSIGPRGQISKSMLLKSNSSNNLNSKPRVKNVDEIFPPRPKGGSEQTSKNMEPSPRITSRSTLFKSASLGRSSAIESKVKMLSPKSATTQDLKGSRHLKESGAFDRKYLSRNDRHVASSAVSTPKGDQKLTPRGEAIIKPSAANNRELKINQDGKSNVPSKSMNNISRKSLEPQERTSSSNDEAVQDALPRSRETANQVEKSRESISNRVRPVVPTALKSPFCQKCEEFGHSIECCTAGTLQESGSELSVAASSISKEEVHKDNKLKAAIQAAALLKRQIYRKKEVTSQIDEISTLGTELNCEVTSQDRVLVSNTHKNSISTEETHEQQEGLENSTSDSSKCTSASDLKKLNSSSTDLCTQLGKSGLVDLNALKPLLRDLSKKDVAISNVLSKMLAFPEYEYIWQGVFEVHRNEKSPELYSGVQAHLSSSASPKVLEALTKFNPEVSLNEVSRLSTWPSQFHHGGAREDNIALYFFARDVESYERHYRGLLDHMIQNDLALKGVFDGVELLIFPSNQLPESSQRWNMLFFLWGVFRGRRTNHSGSAKKICIPSLNALPVEENSSTADVTLSEHFLSKGVNEKSISSDKACNALPSFTSIDQYPFTVSRNTDINSQTQLYSQQVSSEKPDGRIDSNASSRVPKSCNHLCQPTKSTGSSLEASVLEDEQCRESKPPEELGTSVSSKMVEAKTDSAISDKQENTLCWEIPSVSQQQRDAAYNISKNELMERTKYDEDQQRTKRKQKEDCPYIDLEETIENYETYAASNIVKDKASERMNIDEDRQRPKRKQRDGLYIDLEAAVENQGIDAAINITKDKLSEKMEDDEDQQRLKRKAKDRHYIDLEAPLQEDMSAEEVEHQLPNDKEVHHVDLSVVGCPKMLWNEVNGKLEDGEGSRKKLRTSFGGTSGLYSSGGRDSFNDSLTSLGNDLGSCSSVEDKGCEEASNEKIIREDFGTMVRTFFPVDTQNTNGSQLGQNTMSLKGIHVREGVIPNLNLALGEETELPLPPPPPAAPKGMLPPFLVGAVDKKNNRPDSLADGLEGDVAAASLSLSLSFPSSNKENTQASSKAELLPDGHSVKPPFLLFGRYTDK; via the exons ATGAGGCTTGAATCAGGGACTTGTAATGTGTGTTCAGCTCCTTGTTCATCTTGCATGCATCTTAACCCGGCAGAAGAGTTTTCTGATGAAAACGGCCGCTCAGGGGAGGCTGGTCAGAGTTCTATGAATGAGGGTAATGTACATTCTCTTAGTAGCAGAGCTTGTGAAAACTTGCAGCTTGATGTCGGTGAAACAAGTAATATGCTCAGTATTAATTCAAGTCATGATTCTCTATCTGAAAATGCCGAGAGTAGACAGATCTTGAAGAATAAGTATCAGGATCCCAAACACTTAGAAGGTCATGATGACAACACATCTTGTATCAGTAGAGCATCTAATGCCAATTTAGTAAATGATAACCATCAAAGGAATGCAAACAGAATAAATATACCCTGTAGTTCAGCTTCAGCTAGTCAATTTGGGGCCGAACGATCTGGAACTGCTCCATCTGTTGATATGTCTTGTTTGGAGACTCCATCTCCTAAAGATGTAGACACTGACCATAGTTCGCCTACAATACAAGGGCAACATGGACAATCTCGAAATGATAAATCTCTTTCAGATAATCCAAGCTTAATGCACATGGAAAGGGAGTCGAATTCTCAGATACCAGAAAAAATGTCAGAATGCTCTATAGAGAATTGCAGTTCATCATTAACCAAAGAGAGTGCACCCGTTGTTGTTTCTGGTGAGAAATGTACTACAAATAAGGATAAACTTATTGACGACACTTCCAACGTTTCACTAAAAGTATGTCCAAAGTCACAAGCAGATCCTGATAATGATGTTTGTGATGCTAAAGTTGAAGACTGTAAATGTTCGGTCCATTATGGACATCACGAGAAAGCTGAAGAGCTGATTAAATCACCTGGCAAGCAGGaatctcaatctgaaaatgagagTGACGAATCAGATGTTGTGGAACATGAT GTCAAGGTGTGTGACATCTGTGGAGATGCTGGTCGTGAGGATCTACTTGCCATATGTTGTAGGTGCACTGATGGTGCAGAGCACAC CTACTGCATGCGAGAAATGCTTGAGAAACTCCCTGAAGGGGATTGGTTCTGTGAAGAATGCCAAGATGCAGTGGAAGCTGAAAACAAGAGGCTGG ATGccgaagaaaaaaaaatcataaaaactacTTCAATGTCTCAAGTTTCTGGCAAAAGACTTTCCGACAACATTGAAGTGGCTCCTCCAGCAGCAAAAAGGCAAACTCTTGAATCAAGCAAAGGATCACCAAAGGCTTCAAGCCCCAAGAAATTGGTTCCACTGTCACGAGAATCTTCATTTAAGAGCTCAGATAAATTAAAAGGGAAGTCTGGTCTTCTGATGCCTCTCCGAAACCTCCCTGGTGGTGACGATACACATCCCACTCGATCTTCTTCCATTGGTCCCCGGGGTCAAATTTCAAAGA GTATGTTGTTGAAGTCTAATTCATCCAATAACTTAAATTCCAAGCCTAGAGTAAAAAATGTTGATGAAATATTTCCACCAAGACCAAAAGGAGGCAGTGAACAGACTTCTAAGAATATGGAGCCATCTCCTCGGATAACAAGCAGGTCGACATTATTCAAATCTGCTAGTTTGGGGCGATCAAGTGCAATTGAATCAAAAGTTAAAATGCTTTCACCCAAGTCTGCAACTACTCAGGACTTGAAAGGCTCTAGACATTTAAAAGAATCAGGTGCGTTTGATCGAAAATATCTGTCTAGGAATGACCGGCATGTGGCTAGTTCTGCTGTTTCCACACCTAAGGGTGATCAGAAGCTTACTCCTCGGGGTGAAGCCATTATTAAACCTTCAGCAGCTAATAATCGAGAGTTGAAAATTAACCAGGATGGAAAATCAAATGTGCCATCAAAGTCAATGAACAATATAAGCCGTAAAAGTTTGGAGCCTCAAG AGAGAACATCATCCAGTAATGATGAAGCTGTACAGGATGCACTGCCTCGATCTCGAGAGACAGCAAATCAGGTTGAGAAATCCAGAGAGAGTATTAGTAATCGTGTAAGACCCGTTGTCCCCACTGCACTAAAAAGTCCATTTTGTCAAAAATGTGAGGAATTTGGCCATTCTATAGAATGCTGCACAGCTGGTACTCTACAAGAATCTGGTTCTGAATTATCTGTTGCCGCCTCAAGTATCTCAAAAGAGGAGGTGCATAAAGACAATAAACTGAAAGCTGCAATCCAGGCGGCTGCTTTACTTAAAAGACAAATTTACAGGAAGAAAGAAGTAACCAGTCAAATTGATGAAATTTCTACATTAGGCACAGAGTTGAATTGTGAAGTGACTTCACAAGACCGAGTGTTGGTTTCTAACACACACAAGAATAGTATATCCACTGAAGAAACTCATGAACAGCAAGAAGGCCTTGAAAATTCTACATCTGATTCTTCCAAATGTACATCTGCCAGTGATTTGAAGAAACTCAACTCTAGCTCAACTGATCTTTGTACCCAACTAGGAAAGTCGGGTTTAGTTGATCTTAATGCTCTAAAGCCTTTATTGAGAGACCTTTCTAAAAAAGATGTGGCAATCTCAAATGTTCTTTCGAAGATGTTGGCCTTTCCTGAATACGAATACATATGGCA GGGTGTCTTTGAAGTGCATAGAAATGAAAAGTCTCCAGAATTATATTCTGGAGTTCAGGCACATTTATCCTCTTCTGCATCTCCTAAGGTTCTTGAGGCACTGACCAAGTTTAATCCCGAAGTTTCTCTCAACGAAGTTTCTCGCTTGAGCACATGGCCGTCACAGTTTCATCATGGTGGTGCTAGAGAAGATAATATTGCTCTTTATTTCTTTGCCAGAGATGTTGAAAG CTATGAGAGACACTACAGGGGACTATTGGATCACATGATTCAAAATGATTTAGCACTTAAAGGAGTTTTTGATGGTGTTGAACTTCTCATATTCCCATCCAATCAGCTTCCGGAAAGTTCACAAC GCTGGAATATGTTGTTTTTCTTATGGGGTGTATTTAGGGGGCGGAGGACTAATCATTCAGGTTCTGCAAAAAAGATCTGTATTCCAAGTTTAAATGCACTGCCAGTTGAGGAAAATTCTTCAACTGCTGATGTGACATTGTCTGAgcattttttgtcaaagggcgTCAATGAAAAATCAATTAGTTCTGACAAAGCATGCAATGCACTTCCTTCGTTCACTTCCATAGATCAATATCCGTTTACTGTAAGTAGGAATACTGATATCAATAGCCAGACACAGTTGTATTCACAACAAGTAAGCTCAGAGAAGCCAGATGGTAGAATCGATAGCAACGCTTCATCAAGGGTTCCAAAAAGCTGTAACCATTTATGTCAACCAACGAAATCCACTGGTTCATCCCTG GAAGCTAGTGTACTTGAGGATGAACAGTGCAGAGAGTCTAAACCTCCTGAAGAATTGGGAACAAGTGTAAGTAGCAAGATGGTGGAAGCAAAAACTGATTCTGCTATTTCTGACAAGCAAGAGAATACCCTCTGTTGGGAAATTCCTTCTGTTAGCCAACAACAAAGAGATGCTGCCTACAATATTAGTAAGAATGAACTTATGGAGAGAACGAAATATGATGAAGATCAGCAAAGGACCAAGaggaaacagaaagaagattgtCCCTACATTGATTTGGAGGAAACTATCGAGAATTACGAAACATATGCTGCAAGCAATATTGTTAAGGATAAAGCTTCAGAAAGAATGAACATTGATGAAGATCGGCAAAGGCCTAAGAGGAAACAGAGAGATGGTCTTTACATTGACTTGGAGGCAGCTGTTGAAAATCAAGGAATAGATGCTGCAATCAATATAACTAAGGATAAACTTTCAGAgaagatggaagatgatgaagatcAGCAACGGCTTAAGAGGAAAGCAAAAGATCGTCACTATATTGACTTGGAGGCTCCTCTACAGGAAGACATGTCTGCAGAAGAGGTCGAGCACCAGCTACCCAATGATAAAGAAGTTCATCATGTTGATCTATCAGTAGTTGGCTGTCCAAAAATGCTTTGGAATGAGGTAAATGGGAAATTAGAAGATGGAGAAGGTTCCCGAAAGAAGTTAAGGACAAGTTTTGGCGGGACTTCTGGACTTTATAGTTCTGGAGGAAGAGACTCCTTTAATGACAGTTTGACATCTCTTGGAAATGATCTTGGTTCTTGTTCTTCCGTCGAGGACAAAGGATGTGAAGAAGCTTCCAATGAAAAAATCATCCGCGAGGACTTTGGAACGATGGTAAGAACCTTCTTTCCTGTTGATACTCAGAATACCAATGGCTCACAATTGGGACAGAATACCATGTCATTGAAAGGGATTCATGTCCGCGAGGGCGTGATTCCAAATCTAAATCTTGCTTTAGGGGAAGAAACAGAACTGCCGTTGCCCCCTCCTCCTCCTGCTGCCCCCAAGGGTATGCTGCCGCCTTTCCTAGTTGGGGCTGTAGACAAGAAAAATAACCGTCCAGATAGTTTGGCAGATGGACTAGAAGGCGATGTTGCTGCTGCTTCACTTTCCCTCTCTCTATCATTTCCATCTTCAAACAAGGAAAACACACAAGCTTCTTCAAAAGCAGAGCTTTTACCTGATGGTCACAGTGTGAAACCCCCTTTTCTCCTTTTTGGGAGATACACGGACAAATAA